A single genomic interval of Gemmatimonadota bacterium harbors:
- a CDS encoding M23 family metallopeptidase — MFRMHWMTLVFVSDRSGRAHELRMPRFLFGALVVVIGLCVLAPVAFLVLPTGIVDVTFGHSWKAQMKTVEDKSTELARQLEELKETGRTIRRLAGVEEMESGYLARVDDETGFRSVWSVLTARRDGLPFLADDGLPEEAAVNLAGLAGPATVDGAAAAESESAALFRYVPSIWPVAGWVTREFQSGEESIVARHFGLDVAARESTPVVSTADGIVTFADWDQNLGWLIKIDHGYDMSTRYGHNARLRVDLGQAVRRGQIIALVGNTGRSTAPHLHYEVWKDDVPVDPRGYLPEVIHWDDLLVSLRTER, encoded by the coding sequence ATGTTCAGAATGCACTGGATGACATTGGTTTTCGTCTCCGACCGATCGGGCCGGGCGCACGAACTGCGCATGCCGCGGTTCCTCTTCGGCGCGCTCGTCGTAGTGATCGGCCTGTGCGTACTCGCGCCCGTGGCTTTCCTGGTCCTTCCTACGGGTATAGTCGACGTTACTTTCGGCCATTCCTGGAAGGCACAGATGAAGACGGTTGAGGACAAGTCCACGGAACTGGCCCGGCAGCTGGAGGAATTGAAGGAGACCGGCAGAACCATTCGCAGGCTGGCGGGCGTCGAAGAGATGGAATCAGGATACCTGGCCCGCGTGGACGATGAAACCGGCTTTCGGTCGGTCTGGTCCGTCCTGACCGCCCGCCGGGACGGGTTGCCCTTCCTGGCGGATGACGGCCTGCCGGAGGAGGCTGCGGTCAACCTGGCCGGTCTGGCAGGTCCGGCCACCGTTGACGGCGCGGCCGCCGCGGAAAGCGAAAGCGCGGCGCTGTTCCGGTACGTGCCGTCCATATGGCCCGTGGCGGGCTGGGTGACCCGGGAGTTTCAATCCGGGGAAGAGTCGATCGTCGCGAGGCATTTCGGCCTGGACGTCGCCGCCCGCGAAAGTACGCCGGTCGTGTCCACGGCCGACGGGATCGTGACGTTCGCGGACTGGGACCAGAACCTGGGCTGGCTGATCAAGATCGATCACGGATATGATATGTCGACGCGTTACGGTCACAACGCCCGGCTGCGCGTCGACCTCGGCCAGGCGGTCCGAAGAGGGCAGATCATCGCCCTGGTCGGGAACACGGGCCGAAGTACGGCGCCGCATCTGCATTACGAGGTCTGGAAAGACGACGTTCCCGTAGATCCCCGCGGCTACCTGCCCGAGGTCATCCACTGGGACGATCTGCTGGTGAGCCTGCGGACGGAACGCTGA
- a CDS encoding AtpZ/AtpI family protein: MARDTQGKWQYMREAGELAVIGLTLVFATAIGYFLGHQVERVWPEWKPWGGVVGAMLGVVAGFLEMARTLKRLNRKIEAAERERDGGKH; the protein is encoded by the coding sequence ATGGCACGGGACACGCAGGGCAAATGGCAGTACATGAGGGAAGCCGGGGAGCTCGCCGTAATCGGCCTGACCCTGGTTTTCGCCACCGCGATCGGGTACTTCCTGGGTCACCAGGTCGAACGGGTCTGGCCTGAGTGGAAGCCCTGGGGCGGCGTCGTCGGCGCCATGCTCGGGGTCGTGGCCGGGTTCCTGGAGATGGCGAGGACGCTGAAACGGCTGAACAGGAAGATCGAAGCGGCGGAGCGAGAGAGAGATGGCGGAAAGCACTGA
- the atpB gene encoding F0F1 ATP synthase subunit A, which yields MTGPWSSVLSLEMASEGGSGEAHYSILHGLFYLLGPLADWIPQPVRQPDLLLNTLLVFVIVIVLVTIAVRSFKRIPEGSVQTLFEMAVEGLTGFFLNIVGERGRKYIPFFASFFIYIWFMNMLGVIPGMQSPTADLNTTLGFALISIVSAHLIGLREIGLKAYLWHFWGEPKWMGVLMCPLHIVGEFAKVISLSIRLFGNVFGEEMIVLVLLGLSPVFLIGALEVPFVPMQVPMLMFGVFSGTVQAMIFSVLSAVYVAQFLDHDHGEEDH from the coding sequence TTGACTGGTCCGTGGTCGAGTGTCCTCTCTCTGGAGATGGCGTCCGAGGGAGGAAGCGGTGAAGCGCACTACTCGATTCTACATGGGTTATTCTACCTGCTGGGCCCGCTGGCCGATTGGATCCCCCAACCCGTCAGGCAGCCGGATCTCCTGCTGAACACCCTGCTCGTCTTCGTAATTGTCATCGTTCTCGTAACCATCGCGGTAAGATCGTTCAAGCGCATACCCGAAGGCTCGGTCCAGACGCTATTCGAGATGGCCGTCGAGGGACTGACCGGGTTCTTCCTCAACATCGTCGGGGAGCGCGGCCGGAAGTACATACCCTTTTTCGCCTCCTTCTTCATCTACATCTGGTTCATGAACATGCTGGGCGTCATACCCGGCATGCAGTCGCCTACCGCCGATCTGAACACCACGCTCGGATTCGCCCTGATTTCCATCGTCTCAGCCCATCTCATCGGCCTGCGCGAGATCGGGCTCAAAGCCTATCTCTGGCATTTCTGGGGCGAGCCCAAGTGGATGGGCGTACTCATGTGCCCGCTTCATATCGTGGGCGAGTTCGCCAAGGTCATCTCCCTGTCGATCCGCCTCTTCGGCAACGTGTTCGGAGAAGAGATGATCGTACTGGTGCTGCTGGGCCTGTCCCCGGTGTTTCTTATCGGCGCCCTCGAGGTGCCCTTCGTGCCGATGCAGGTTCCGATGTTGATGTTCGGCGTGTTTTCCGGGACGGTCCAGGCGATGATCTTCTCGGTGCTGAGCGCGGTGTACGTGGCCCAGTTCCTGGATCACGACCACGGGGAGGAAGACCACTGA
- a CDS encoding ATP synthase F0 subunit C, with protein MGLGLGVALAVSVAAIGSGVGQGIATGLACQGISRQPESAGRIQLVLIIGLAFMESLAIYGLLVFFMLQGQLPSFEQVMELSRLAQ; from the coding sequence ATGGGTTTAGGACTTGGCGTGGCGCTGGCCGTTTCCGTTGCGGCCATCGGCTCGGGTGTCGGTCAGGGGATCGCAACCGGTCTGGCCTGTCAGGGCATTTCCCGTCAACCCGAATCCGCCGGCCGTATCCAGCTGGTGTTGATCATCGGCCTGGCGTTCATGGAATCGCTGGCGATCTACGGCCTGCTGGTGTTCTTCATGCTCCAGGGCCAGTTGCCGTCCTTCGAACAGGTCATGGAACTGAGCCGCCTCGCCCAGTAG
- the atpF gene encoding F0F1 ATP synthase subunit B, with protein MLDILHDLGIDLSTLIIQMIGFAVLFFVLRKYVFGIIAQAIEDRKRDIRDRMEGLDADRAELDRLHEEARRRLEDIETEAREKMQAAVDQANEERGRILEHTQQEAERELEKARNTIRREKESAVAELRAQVGDLAVEIAGRILNSTLDATEHRKVVDEFIAQMPSKE; from the coding sequence GTGTTAGATATATTGCACGATCTTGGCATTGACCTGAGCACCCTGATCATCCAGATGATCGGGTTCGCCGTCCTGTTCTTCGTCCTGAGGAAGTATGTCTTCGGCATCATCGCCCAGGCCATCGAAGACAGGAAACGGGATATCCGCGACCGCATGGAGGGACTGGACGCGGACCGGGCGGAACTGGACCGCCTGCACGAGGAAGCCAGGCGGCGGCTCGAGGACATCGAGACCGAGGCCCGCGAGAAGATGCAGGCCGCGGTCGACCAGGCCAACGAGGAACGGGGCCGGATCCTCGAGCATACCCAGCAGGAAGCGGAGCGCGAGCTCGAGAAGGCGCGCAACACGATCCGGCGCGAGAAGGAATCCGCCGTGGCCGAACTGCGCGCACAGGTAGGCGATCTGGCGGTGGAAATCGCGGGCAGGATCCTGAACAGTACCCTGGACGCGACGGAACACCGGAAGGTCGTGGACGAGTTCATCGCTCAGATGCCTTCAAAGGAATAA
- the atpH gene encoding ATP synthase F1 subunit delta: protein MASKSDIAYRYAGAWLEAAAETNTLDTVRGEITAFEQLCRDSQPFVDFITDKVIPADVKQRMLGEIFEGKVQDITLNFLYLLASRRRARNLPEILDACRTILDEWDGIVNADVASAVALTDGQEDDLKTRLEAQTGKSVRMRTTVDEDLIGGFVVRVGDLVFDSSLATQLQQVRQALVRK, encoded by the coding sequence ATGGCCAGCAAGTCAGACATCGCATACCGCTACGCCGGGGCGTGGCTGGAAGCCGCGGCGGAAACGAACACCCTGGACACGGTGCGCGGGGAAATCACGGCTTTCGAGCAGTTGTGCCGGGACTCGCAACCCTTCGTGGACTTTATCACGGACAAAGTCATTCCCGCTGACGTAAAGCAACGCATGCTGGGTGAGATCTTCGAAGGCAAGGTCCAGGACATCACCCTCAATTTCCTCTATCTGCTGGCTTCCAGGCGGCGGGCGCGCAACCTGCCGGAGATCCTGGACGCCTGCCGCACGATCCTGGACGAATGGGACGGCATCGTAAACGCGGACGTCGCGAGCGCGGTGGCGCTGACCGACGGGCAGGAAGACGACTTGAAAACCAGACTGGAAGCGCAGACCGGAAAAAGCGTTCGTATGCGGACCACGGTAGACGAAGACTTGATCGGTGGATTCGTGGTGCGCGTGGGCGACCTGGTTTTCGACAGCAGCCTGGCGACCCAGCTCCAGCAGGTCCGGCAGGCGCTTGTTCGTAAATGA
- a CDS encoding F0F1 ATP synthase subunit alpha, which yields MAIRADEVSELLKQQVLDYKREVDIYETGTALQVGDGIARVQGLSNVMANELVEFPNDVVGMVLNLEEDNVGCILFGDDQLIKEGDPVKRTGRIVECAVGDGLLGRVVDSLGRPIDGKGPVVDADSRPIETKAPGVVQRQPVNEPMYTGLKVIDSMFPIGRGQRELIIGDRQTGKTAVALDAIINQKGQDVVCIYVAVGQKGSTIAKTVATLEEHGAMEYTTVVVASASTPAPMQFLAPYGGATMGEHYRDNGKHALVIYDDLTKHAVAYRQLSLNLRRPPGREAYPGDVFYLHSRLLERAAKMSDEYGSGSLTALPVIETQFGDVSTYIPTNVISITDGQIFLESNLFFAGQRPAVNVGLSVSRVGGAAQIKAMKSRQVAGLLRTSLARYRELEAFARFGTSGLDQTTQRELHLGERLVELLKQPQYRPMAVEEQILSLYVGVNGLLNDLEVGDVQPFVAAFLQHMETHHSDVGREIRETKELSEDIEQRIRDAVEEFSKTYNA from the coding sequence ATTGCAATTCGTGCGGACGAGGTCTCCGAACTCCTCAAGCAGCAGGTGCTTGACTACAAGAGAGAGGTCGACATCTACGAAACGGGTACCGCGCTCCAGGTGGGCGACGGGATTGCCCGCGTGCAGGGCCTCTCCAACGTGATGGCGAACGAGTTGGTCGAATTTCCCAACGACGTGGTGGGCATGGTGCTGAATCTGGAAGAGGACAACGTCGGGTGCATCCTCTTCGGGGACGACCAGCTGATCAAGGAGGGCGATCCGGTCAAGCGTACGGGGCGGATCGTCGAGTGCGCCGTGGGCGACGGCCTGCTGGGCCGCGTGGTGGATTCCCTGGGCCGGCCGATAGACGGGAAGGGACCTGTCGTAGACGCGGATTCCCGCCCGATCGAGACGAAGGCCCCCGGCGTGGTGCAGCGCCAGCCCGTGAACGAACCCATGTATACCGGCCTGAAGGTGATCGACAGTATGTTCCCCATCGGAAGGGGGCAGCGCGAGTTGATCATCGGCGACCGGCAGACGGGCAAGACGGCCGTGGCCCTGGACGCGATCATCAACCAGAAGGGCCAGGACGTGGTCTGCATCTACGTCGCCGTCGGCCAGAAGGGATCCACGATCGCCAAGACGGTCGCGACCCTGGAGGAACACGGCGCCATGGAGTACACCACCGTGGTCGTGGCCTCGGCCAGCACGCCGGCGCCCATGCAGTTCCTGGCGCCCTACGGCGGCGCGACCATGGGCGAGCACTACCGCGACAACGGCAAGCACGCCCTCGTCATCTACGACGATCTGACCAAGCACGCGGTGGCCTACCGGCAACTGTCGCTGAACCTGCGGCGGCCGCCGGGCCGGGAAGCCTATCCGGGGGACGTGTTCTACCTCCACTCCCGGCTCCTGGAGCGGGCGGCCAAGATGAGCGACGAATACGGATCCGGATCGCTGACCGCGTTGCCCGTCATCGAGACCCAGTTCGGCGACGTGTCGACCTACATTCCGACCAACGTGATTTCCATTACCGACGGACAGATCTTCCTGGAGTCGAACCTGTTCTTCGCCGGTCAGCGACCGGCCGTGAACGTGGGCCTGTCTGTCTCCCGCGTGGGCGGCGCCGCGCAGATCAAGGCGATGAAATCGCGCCAGGTCGCCGGATTGCTGAGAACCTCGCTGGCCCGGTACCGCGAGCTGGAGGCCTTCGCCCGGTTCGGCACGTCGGGGCTGGACCAGACGACGCAGCGGGAGCTTCACCTGGGCGAGCGGCTGGTCGAGCTGCTCAAGCAGCCCCAGTACCGGCCCATGGCGGTCGAGGAACAGATCCTCTCGCTCTACGTGGGTGTCAACGGGCTGTTGAACGACCTCGAGGTGGGCGACGTGCAGCCCTTCGTGGCGGCCTTCCTCCAGCACATGGAGACGCACCATTCGGACGTGGGCCGCGAGATCCGGGAGACCAAGGAACTGAGCGAAGACATCGAGCAGCGCATCCGGGACGCCGTCGAGGAATTCAGCAAGACGTACAACGCGTAG